TTACGCAAGGCGGCGGAATTGCCTGGTGCAAGGCCTTAGGGCCCAGGGCTGGGATGCGCCGAATCCAAAGGCGACCTTCTATGTTTGGGTGCCTGTGCCCAAGGGATTAGGGAGTTCCGCGGAAGTGGCCAAGCTTCTGTTGGACAAAGCGGATTTGGTTGTGACTCCTGGGAATGGTTTTGGAAAATTCGGCGAAGGATATATTCGTTTTGCACTGACCGTGGAAGAAACATTGCTGGAAAAGGCCGTGGAGCGTTTGGCCGGGGTTGAGGAGATTGCGCAGTGCTTTGGAGAGAGGCAAGTTGGCTGAGTCCGTAGAACGCGTCCGGTGCTTCATTGGATTGGGGTCGAACTTGGGAGACCGGGAGGCCTATTTGAGACAGGCTTTGGAGCTCTTGAACCGTCCTCCCGAGGTTGAGGTGCTGCGTGTTTCCGCATTGCGGGAAACAGAACCTGTGGGCGGGCCTCGTCAAGGTCCTTTCTTGAATGGGGTTGCGGAGCTCCAGACGGGTTTCAGCCCCGGTGCCTTGTTGATAGTCTTGCGTTGGGTGGAGACTCAACTTGGCCGTGTAAGGGAACTACCCAATGGTCCGCGCACTGTGGATTTGGATTTGCTGTTTTACGGCGAGGAGCGGATTGTCCTGCCCGGTCTGGAGGTTCCTCACCCCCGGATGGCGGAAAGACCCTTTGTGATGGAGCCTCTGAGGGAATTGCTGCCTGAAGCGGACGAACTTCTGGAGCGCTTGGAGTCATGCGTGTAATCCGGAGTCCCAAGGGACTCCGCGACCAGGTCCGTCAGGCGCGTTGTGCGGACCGCAGTGTCGGGTTTATCCCCACCATGGGGGCGCTTCACGAAGGCCATCTCTCGTTGATTCGAGCTGCGCGGAAACGTGATGATCTGGTCATTGTCAGTGTGTATGTCAATCCTTTGCAGTTTGGCCCTAAGGAGGACTTGGGGCGCTACCCGGGGAGCTTGGCTCAGGACAGGCATATGGCTGCGGGTGCCGGGGCGGATCTGCTGTTTGCGCCCTCGGACAAATTGATGTATCCTGCGGCATTTCAATCCCGGGTTGAGGTTTTGCTGCTGCAGCAGCCTCTCTGCGGGAAGTCCCGGCCCGGCCATTTCAGCGGTGTGAGCACGGTCGTGGCCAAGTTACTTAACCTGGTGCAGCCGGACCGGCTCTATTTGGGGCAAAAGGATTACCAGCAGGCCTTGCTCTTGCGCCGTATGGTGCGGGATCTGGACTGGCCGGTTCAGGTTTGTCTCTTGCCCACGGTGCGTGAACACGACGGTTTGGCTTTAAGTTCTCGCAATGCCTATCTTTCCGCGCCTGACCGGCAGGTGGCTCCGGCTTTGAGGAGAGGCCTCAGGGAAGCGGCCAAAGCCCTGAAGGAGGGATCAACCGCTGCTGTGGCTCTTCGCCGGGCCAAGCGCCTATGGGCTGCAGAGGCGCCGCAAATGCGGATTGATTATTTGGAGGCAGTGGACGCCGGGGACTTGAGTCCGGTGCAGGGCCGGACTCAGAGAATTTTGCTGGCAGCAGCGGTTTGGTTGGGAAAGACACGTTTGATTGACAATATCGTGGTGCATCGGATTCAGGGGTGAATCCTTACGAGGAGGCCATAGAGACATGCTTCGCAGCATGTGTAAATCGAAATTGCATGGCGCGGTTGTAACTGAAGCCAACATTCATTACCGGGGAAGCATCGGGATTGATACGGGCCTCTTGGAAGCCGCGGACATTATGCCCTTTGAACGGGTTCAGATTGTTAATGTGAATAACGGACAGCGCTTGGAGACCTATGTGATTGCAGCGGAGCCCGGCTCAGGGACTATCTGTATGAACGGGGGCGCGGCGCGCTGGGCAGAGGTCGGCGACAAGTTGCTCATCATTTCCTATGCCTTGATGGAATCGCGTGAAGCGCGTACGCATAGTCCCAAGCTGGTCTTTGTGGACGAAAAAAATCAGATCGCAGAACTCAAGCTGCAGGCGGATAGCGAGGACGAATAGTTCCGAATGAGCTCAATCCCTGAAATTAAACGCGCCAGAGTCGGATTGGTGGGCTGTGGCGCGATCGGAAGATCCTTAGCGTGCTTTGTCCGGGATTCCCTGGGCCCTTGTGCGGGCATGATCGCGGTGTGTGATGCCGCGGAAACAAGGGCTCGGGAATTGGCCGGGGCACTGGGAGCTTCCTGCGAGGTTCTGGGGCTCGCGGACTTGGTCGCTCGCTGTGATCTTGTGATTGAAGCCGCCTCTGCTGCCGCGGCTCCGGTTGTGTTGGAGGAGTGTTTGCGTGGGGCCAAGGATCTCTTGTGTTTGAGCAGCGCGGGGCTTCTGTCTCGACCCGAGCTTCTGAACGAGGTGCGGGCCAAAGGCTCGAGACTTTTGCTGCCCAGCGGCGGGCTTTGCGCCCTGGATGGGGTAAAAGCCCTGGCAGGACAGAAGGATTTTCAGATTGCACTCACCACCCGCAAGCCGGCCAGAGCCTTGGTGGGCGCGCCCGGACTAAAAATCGCGCCGGAAAAACTGCTCGAGATTTCTGAAGAGACCACTGTCTTTGAAGGAAATGCCAGCGAGGCTGCCAAGGCCTTTCCTCAGAATGTCAATGTGGCCGCAACGCTCTATTTGGCGACGGGTGGGCAGACCGAGCCGCGAGTCCGGATTATTGCCGTGCCGGGTACCAGGGAGAACGTGCACCAGCTCGAGGTGAGCGGAGGTTTTGGGCGCTTCAGCCTGGAAGTCGGGTCCTTTCCATCCCCGGAAAATCCCAAGACAAGCCAGATTGCCATTCTTTCCGCTGAGGCTTGTTTGCGCGAGTATTTTGACACAGTACGCGTGGGAACTTGAGTTCAGCCATGTCAGAAAAATCCACGATCAGCATTCGCGGAGCCCGCGAGCACAATCTAAAAGGAATCGATCTTGAGATCCCTAGAAATGAGCTGGTGGTCATCACCGGTCTTTCCGGCTCGGGAAAATCCAGCCTGGCTTTTGACACGCTTTACGCTGAGGGACAGCGCAGGTATGTTGAAAGCCTCTCCGCATACGCCCGCCAATTTTTGGCTCAACTCGAAAAACCGGATGTCGACCACATCGACGGGTTGCCGCCTGCGATTGCCATTGAACAGCGCACGGCCGGAAGTAATCCCCGGTCCACAGTAGCCACGGCAACTGAGGTCTACGACTATCTCCGCCTGCTCTACGCGCGCGCAGGCCAACCGCATTGTTGGAAGTGCGGCAAGCCGATCCGGCCGCAAAGTTCCCAAGAAATTATCGAGCGTATCCTAAAACTCACCGAAGGGGAGCGGATCCATATCCTGGCGCCGTTGGTTCGCGGTCGCAAAGGTGAATATCAAAGTCTTCTCAGCCAAGCGCAGAAGGCCGGCTTTGTGCGGGTGCGCATTGACGGGGAGATTCGCGATCTCAGTGATTCCATTGTCTTGGACCGGAAGAAAGTTCACACCATTGAGGTGGTGGTGGATCGTTTAAGCGTCAATAAGTCCGCTTCCAAGCGCATCGGGGATTCTGTGGAGACGGCGCTCAAGGTGGGCAAGGGACTGATCAGCGTGCATCGCTTGGGAGCCGGCGGAGGGGGAAAAGAAGAAGAGGAAATTTTGTTTAGCGAACAACTTGGATGCGCGGACTGCGGGGTGAGCCTGCCGGAGCTTCAACCGAGGATGTTTTCTTTTAACAGCCCCTTTGGGGCTTGTCCGACTTGTGACGGCTTGGGCGTGCGGATGGAATTTGATCCGGAGCTGGTGGTGGGTGACCCGGCGCTTACACTCAAGGAAGGGGCCATCTTGCCTTGGAGGCGCGGAGGTAAACGAGCGGTCCTTTATTACCGCAGGAGTCTAAGACGATTGGCACAGGCCTGTGGTTTTGATTTGGATACCCCATTCGAAGATTTACCCGGACCGGTGCGCGATCTCATTCTCTATGGTAATTCCAAGAGTGCCAGGGGCGGTTTGCCGTCTTTCGAAGGAGTGCTTCCTAATTTGGAGCGCCGCATCAAGGAGACGGAAAGCGAATATATGCGCCACGAAATCGGCAAGTACATGAGCACGTTGCCCTGCCATGAATGCGGAGGGGCGCGTTTGCGCAAGGAGTCGAATGCCGTGTTGGTCGGGGGAAAAGCAATTTCTGATGTCGTGCGGCTTTCTGTGGAAGAGGCGCATAGGGTCTTCAATCAACTGGAGTGGAGCGCGGCCGAGAAGGAGATTGCCGGGCCTGTGGTGAAAGAGATTGTCCGAAAGCTCACGTTTATGCTGGATGTGGGTTTGGGATACCTAACCCTGGATCGCATTATCGGATCCTTGTCCGGCGGAGAAGCTCAGCGGATACGGTTGGCGACACAGATTGGGTCGGGATTGGTGGGTATCCTCTACATATTGGATGAGCCGAGCATTGGCCTGCATCAGCGGGACAATTCGAAATTGCTGTCGACTTTACGCTCTCTGCGGGATATCGGCAATACCGTAGTTGTTGTAGAGCACGACGAAGAGACCATTCGGGAAGCCGATACCGTGATTGACCTGGGACCGGGCGCGGGCAAGCGCGGAGGCTATTTGGTGGCTGCAGGCCCGCTGGAGGCCGTGCTCACGTGCCCCGACTCCATTACGGGCCAGTTTTTGAGGAATGAACGCTCTATCGCCGTACCGGCGGAGCGCCGGCCTTACCGCAGCCAACCCCGGATTGTGATCAAGAAACCTGCGGAACACAATCTCAAGAAAATGGATGTGCCCATTCCGTTGGGTGTGCTTACTTGCGTGACCGGTGTTTCGGGGTCGGGGAAGAGCACGCTGGTGCATGAGATACTTTACCGTTCGATGGCCCAGCGCTTGTACCAGTCGCGCCTTAAACCGGGTAAGCACGAGGGGATTGAAGGGATCGATCAATTGGATAAGGTGATTGTCATCGACCAGTCTCCTATAGGCCGGACGCCGCGCTCCAATCCTGCGACCTATACCGGGCTCTTTTCCCCGATCCGGGATTTGATGACCAAGTTGCCGGACGCGCGCGTGCGCGGTTACAAAGCCGGGCGATTCAGCTTTAATGTCAAGGGCGGGCGCTGCGAAGCCTGCCAAGGCGATGGTCTCAAGAAGATTGAAATGCACTTCTTGCCGGATATCTATGTGCATTGCGAGGTATGCAAGGGCAAGCGTTTTAACCAACAGACCTTGGAAATTAAATATAAGGGACACAATATCTCGGATATTTTGGAAATGCCCGTGGAGGAAGCCTTGGTGCTTTTCTCCAATGTCCCCGCAGTCCGGCGAAAGCTTCAGACTCTCTGTGATGTGGGCCTTGGTTATATTGAACTCGGACAGCCCGCGACCACCTTGTCGGGAGGGGAAGCCCAGCGTGTGAAACTTTCTTCCGAGTTGAGCAAAACAGCCACAGGAAAAACTCTTTACATTCTGGATGAACCCACGACGGGCTTGCACTTTGCGGATGTGGAAAAACTTCTGCAGGTATTACATGCGCTGGTCGACGCGGGCAATAGTGTGGTGGTGATCGAACACAACCTGGATGTGATCAAGACCGCTGACTATATTGTCGATCTGGGGCCGGAAGGCGGGGATCTTGGGGGAAAAGTGGTTGCCAAGGGCAGCCCCGAAGAGGTGGCTTCCAAGGACGCTTCACATACAGGAAAGTTCTTGGCTGCTGTACTGGCAAGGGGCAAGAAAAGCACGGCATCGAGGCAAACAAACGCGAGTCCTGTCCATGTGTAGAACCCATATCGCACGAGCTGCTTGGCTGCCAGGAATCTTAAGCGATTGTATTCTGGCTGTTTGTGCCCTCGGTCTTGTCTCAAGCGCTTTATGCTGGGCGCAATCCGAGGCAGATCCTTATCTTGCGCGCCAGGCATTCAACGACGGATTTTATGAAGTGGCTGCGCGGCAATTTGAAGAACTCCTCAACAATCCCATGAGCCGGCCGGAGCAAAACGAGATTGTCCTGATGTTGGCGCAGAGTTATATGCATCTT
This region of Candidatus Omnitrophota bacterium genomic DNA includes:
- a CDS encoding pantoate--beta-alanine ligase; protein product: MRVIRSPKGLRDQVRQARCADRSVGFIPTMGALHEGHLSLIRAARKRDDLVIVSVYVNPLQFGPKEDLGRYPGSLAQDRHMAAGAGADLLFAPSDKLMYPAAFQSRVEVLLLQQPLCGKSRPGHFSGVSTVVAKLLNLVQPDRLYLGQKDYQQALLLRRMVRDLDWPVQVCLLPTVREHDGLALSSRNAYLSAPDRQVAPALRRGLREAAKALKEGSTAAVALRRAKRLWAAEAPQMRIDYLEAVDAGDLSPVQGRTQRILLAAAVWLGKTRLIDNIVVHRIQG
- the uvrA gene encoding excinuclease ABC subunit UvrA; translated protein: MSEKSTISIRGAREHNLKGIDLEIPRNELVVITGLSGSGKSSLAFDTLYAEGQRRYVESLSAYARQFLAQLEKPDVDHIDGLPPAIAIEQRTAGSNPRSTVATATEVYDYLRLLYARAGQPHCWKCGKPIRPQSSQEIIERILKLTEGERIHILAPLVRGRKGEYQSLLSQAQKAGFVRVRIDGEIRDLSDSIVLDRKKVHTIEVVVDRLSVNKSASKRIGDSVETALKVGKGLISVHRLGAGGGGKEEEEILFSEQLGCADCGVSLPELQPRMFSFNSPFGACPTCDGLGVRMEFDPELVVGDPALTLKEGAILPWRRGGKRAVLYYRRSLRRLAQACGFDLDTPFEDLPGPVRDLILYGNSKSARGGLPSFEGVLPNLERRIKETESEYMRHEIGKYMSTLPCHECGGARLRKESNAVLVGGKAISDVVRLSVEEAHRVFNQLEWSAAEKEIAGPVVKEIVRKLTFMLDVGLGYLTLDRIIGSLSGGEAQRIRLATQIGSGLVGILYILDEPSIGLHQRDNSKLLSTLRSLRDIGNTVVVVEHDEETIREADTVIDLGPGAGKRGGYLVAAGPLEAVLTCPDSITGQFLRNERSIAVPAERRPYRSQPRIVIKKPAEHNLKKMDVPIPLGVLTCVTGVSGSGKSTLVHEILYRSMAQRLYQSRLKPGKHEGIEGIDQLDKVIVIDQSPIGRTPRSNPATYTGLFSPIRDLMTKLPDARVRGYKAGRFSFNVKGGRCEACQGDGLKKIEMHFLPDIYVHCEVCKGKRFNQQTLEIKYKGHNISDILEMPVEEALVLFSNVPAVRRKLQTLCDVGLGYIELGQPATTLSGGEAQRVKLSSELSKTATGKTLYILDEPTTGLHFADVEKLLQVLHALVDAGNSVVVIEHNLDVIKTADYIVDLGPEGGDLGGKVVAKGSPEEVASKDASHTGKFLAAVLARGKKSTASRQTNASPVHV
- a CDS encoding DUF108 domain-containing protein, with protein sequence MSSIPEIKRARVGLVGCGAIGRSLACFVRDSLGPCAGMIAVCDAAETRARELAGALGASCEVLGLADLVARCDLVIEAASAAAAPVVLEECLRGAKDLLCLSSAGLLSRPELLNEVRAKGSRLLLPSGGLCALDGVKALAGQKDFQIALTTRKPARALVGAPGLKIAPEKLLEISEETTVFEGNASEAAKAFPQNVNVAATLYLATGGQTEPRVRIIAVPGTRENVHQLEVSGGFGRFSLEVGSFPSPENPKTSQIAILSAEACLREYFDTVRVGT
- a CDS encoding aspartate 1-decarboxylase, encoding MLRSMCKSKLHGAVVTEANIHYRGSIGIDTGLLEAADIMPFERVQIVNVNNGQRLETYVIAAEPGSGTICMNGGAARWAEVGDKLLIISYALMESREARTHSPKLVFVDEKNQIAELKLQADSEDE
- the folK gene encoding 2-amino-4-hydroxy-6-hydroxymethyldihydropteridine diphosphokinase, with product MAESVERVRCFIGLGSNLGDREAYLRQALELLNRPPEVEVLRVSALRETEPVGGPRQGPFLNGVAELQTGFSPGALLIVLRWVETQLGRVRELPNGPRTVDLDLLFYGEERIVLPGLEVPHPRMAERPFVMEPLRELLPEADELLERLESCV